From the genome of Falco peregrinus isolate bFalPer1 chromosome W, bFalPer1.pri, whole genome shotgun sequence, one region includes:
- the LOC129783162 gene encoding AN1-type zinc finger protein 5-like isoform X4 yields the protein MAQEANQTPGPMLCSTGCGFYGNPRTNGMCSVCYKEHLQRQQNSGRISPMGTASGSNSPTSDSASVQRTDTSLNNCDSTASSTPEKTRDGDSTASLGRLFQCLTRLLVKKFFLISSLNLPWQNLRLLPLVLSLDTWMKRLIPAPLQPPFRNVPVAALPVMQQMTEMSISREEKVSPKKKTKPAASHVLAS from the exons ATGGCTCAGGAGGCAAACCAGACCCCAGGGCCCATGCTGTGTAGTACAGGATGTGGATTTTATGGAAATCCTAGGACAAATGGGATGTGTTCCGTTTGCTACAAAGAGCATCTTCAGCGACAGCAGAATAGTGGTAGAATCAGCCCAATGG GGACAGCTAGTGGTTCAAACAGTCCTACCTCAGACTCTGCATCTGTACAGAGAACAGACACTAGTTTAAACAACTGTGACAGTACTGCTAGTAGCACACCTGAAAAAACAAG ggatggtgactcaactgcttccctgggcaggctgttccaatgcttgacaagacttttggtgaagaaatttttcctaatatccagtttaaacctcccctggcaaaACTTGAGGCTacttcctcttgtcctatcacttgaTACTTGGATGAAGAGACTGATACCCGCCccactacaacctcctttcag AAATGTGCCTGTTGCTGCTTTGCCTGTAATGCAGCAAATGACAGAAATGAGCAtttcaagagaggaaaaagtatCACCGAAAAAAAAGACCAAGCCAG cagccagtcATGTGTTGGCCTCTTGA
- the LOC129783162 gene encoding AN1-type zinc finger protein 5-like isoform X3, with the protein MAQEANQTPGPMLCSTGCGFYGNPRTNGMCSVCYKEHLQRQQNSGRISPMGTASGSNSPTSDSASVQRTDTSLNNCDSTASSTPEKTRDGDSTASLGRLFQCLTRLLVKKFFLISSLNLPWQNLRLLPLVLSLDTWMKRLIPAPLQPPFRNVPVAALPVMQQMTEMSISREEKVSPKKKTKPAAASHVLAS; encoded by the exons ATGGCTCAGGAGGCAAACCAGACCCCAGGGCCCATGCTGTGTAGTACAGGATGTGGATTTTATGGAAATCCTAGGACAAATGGGATGTGTTCCGTTTGCTACAAAGAGCATCTTCAGCGACAGCAGAATAGTGGTAGAATCAGCCCAATGG GGACAGCTAGTGGTTCAAACAGTCCTACCTCAGACTCTGCATCTGTACAGAGAACAGACACTAGTTTAAACAACTGTGACAGTACTGCTAGTAGCACACCTGAAAAAACAAG ggatggtgactcaactgcttccctgggcaggctgttccaatgcttgacaagacttttggtgaagaaatttttcctaatatccagtttaaacctcccctggcaaaACTTGAGGCTacttcctcttgtcctatcacttgaTACTTGGATGAAGAGACTGATACCCGCCccactacaacctcctttcag AAATGTGCCTGTTGCTGCTTTGCCTGTAATGCAGCAAATGACAGAAATGAGCAtttcaagagaggaaaaagtatCACCGAAAAAAAAGACCAAGCCAG cagcagccagtcATGTGTTGGCCTCTTGA